From one Acinonyx jubatus isolate Ajub_Pintada_27869175 chromosome B1, VMU_Ajub_asm_v1.0, whole genome shotgun sequence genomic stretch:
- the PDHA2 gene encoding pyruvate dehydrogenase E1 component subunit alpha, testis-specific form, mitochondrial, producing the protein MRKMLAAAISRVLSGVTQKPASRVLVASCNYSNDAMFAIKKCDLYRLEEGPPVTTVLTREDGLKYYRMMQTVRRMELKADQLYKQKFIRGFCHLCDGQEACSVGLEAGINPTDHVITSYRAHGLCYTRGLSVRSILAELTGRRGGCAKGKGGSMHMYVKNFYGGNGIVGAQGPLGAGIALACKYKGNKEVCLALYGDGAANQGQIAEAHNMAALWKLPCVFICENNLYGMGTPVERASASTDYYKRGNFIPGLRVDGMDVLGVREATKFVADYCRSGKGPIVMELQTYRYHGHSMSDPGISYRTREEVQNVRRESDPIMLLKDRMVNSKLATVEELKDIDVEVRKEVEDAAQFAMTDPEPPLEELAHHIYCNTPAFEVRGANQWIKFKSLS; encoded by the coding sequence ATGAGGAAGATGCTCGCTGCCGCTATCTCCCGCGTGTTGTCCGGGGTCACGCAGAAGCCCGCTAGCAGAGTGCTGGTGGCATCCTGTAACTATTCAAATGATGCGATGTTTGCAATTAAGAAATGTGATCTTTATCGCTTAGAAGAGGGTCCCCCTGTCACAACAGTGCTCACTCGGGAGGATGGGCTCAAATACTACAGGATGATGCAGACTGTTCGCCGAATGGAGCTGAAGGCAGATCAGCtgtataaacaaaaatttatccGTGGCTTCTGTCACTTGTGCGATGGTCAGGAAGCTTGTTCTGTGGGCCTGGAGGCCGGGATAAATCCCACCGACCATGTCATCACATCCTATCGGGCTCATGGCTTGTGCTATACTCGTGGACTCTCTGTCCGATCAATTCTTGCAGAGCTGACAGGACGAAGGGGAGGCTGTGCTAAAGGAAAAGGAGGATCGATGCATATGTATGTCAAGAATTTCTATGGGGGCAATGGCATTGTTGGCgcacaggggcccctgggagcTGGTATTGCTCTGGCCTGTAAATACAAGGGAAACAAGGAGGTCTGTTTGGCTCTTTATGGGGATGGTGCTGCGAATCAGGGTCAGATAGCTGAAGCTCACAATATGGCAGCTTTGTGGAAATTACCCTGTGTTTTCATCTGTGAGAATAACCTCTATGGAATGGGAACCCCTGTTGAGAGAGCATCAGCCAGCACCGATTACTATAAGAGAGGAAATTTTATCCCTGGACTAAGGGTAGATGGAATGGATGTTCTAGGTGTTCGGGAGGCAACTAAGTTTGTAGCTGACTACTGTAGATCTGGAAAGGGGCCCATAGTGATGGAGCTGCAGACCTACCGGTATCATGGACACAGTATGAGTGACCCTGGGATCAGTTATCGTACCCGAGAAGAAGTTCAGAATGTGAGAAGGGAGAGCGATCCTATTATGCTTCTCAAAGACAGAATGGTAAACAGTAAGCTTGCCACTGTTGAGGAACTAAAGGATATTGATGTTGAAGTGAGGAAAGAAGTTGAGGATGCAGCCCAGTTTGCTATGACTGATCCTGAACCACCTTTGGAAGAATTAGCTCATCACATCTACTGCAATACTCCAGCTTTTGAAGTTCGTGGTGCAAACCAGTGGATCAAGTTCAAGTCCCTCAGTTAA